In Rissa tridactyla isolate bRisTri1 chromosome 2, bRisTri1.patW.cur.20221130, whole genome shotgun sequence, a single window of DNA contains:
- the CCNE2 gene encoding G1/S-specific cyclin-E2 isoform X1 — MSRRSSRLQAKQQQPLSCQEESPQELQGPEHLQTRKRRTAEQEIKKREDGKIAKKHQYEIKSCWPPTITGGISPCLIIETPHKESVTTDFSRFKKYRFRNLFINPSPLPELNWGNSKDVWLNILKKENRYAHCKHFTSLHSSLQPHMRSILLDWLLEVCEVYALHRETFYLAQDFFDRFMLTQKNINKSMLQLIGITSLFIASKLEEIYAPKIQEFAYVTDGACSEDDIVRMELIMLKALKWELCPVTIVSWLNLYLQVDALKDVPKVLLPQYSQEKFIQIAQLLDLCILDVNSLDFQYRTLAAAALCHYTSIEVVKKASGLDWDSISECAEWMVPFVSVAKKVPAKLKNFKKVAAEDRHNIQTHTNYLDMLEEVNSGVASTAPGQLSPVSTGGIITPPKSTEKK; from the exons CAGGAGATTAAGAAAAGAGAAGATGGGAAAATTGCTAAAAAGCATCAATATGAGATTAAG AGTTGTTGGCCGCCCACGATAACAGGAGGCATCTCGCCTTGCCTAATTATTGAAACGCCTCACAAAGAATCAGTAACGACTGACTTCTCAAGATTCAAAAAATACAGGTTCAGAAACCTCTTCATAAATCCATCGCCCTTGCCAGAACTCAA CTGGGGAAATTCCAAAGATGTCTGGCTCAACATCCTGAAGAAGGAGAACAGATACGCTCATTGCAAGCATTTCACGTCGCTACATTCTAGTTTGCAACCTCACATGAGATCAATACTGTTAGACTGGCTCTTAGAG GTATGTGAGGTGTATGCACTCCACAGGGAAACCTTCTACCTAGCTCAAGACTTTTTTGATAGATTCATGTTGACACAAAAGAACATTAACAAGAGCATGCTCCAGCTCATAGGAATTACCTCATTATTCATTGCCTCCAAACTTGAG GAAATCTACGCTCCTAAAATACAGGAATTTGCTTATGTCACTGATGGTGCTTGCAGTGAAGATGATATTGTAAGAATGGAACTTATTATGTTAAAG GCTTTAAAATGGGAACTCTGTCCGGTGACAATCGTCTCTTGGCTGAACCTCTATCTTCAGGTGGATGCTCTGAAGGATGTTCCGAAAGTGCTGCTACCTCAGTATTCTCAGGAAAAATTCATTCAGATAGCACAG CTCTTAGACCTGTGTATTCTGGATGTGAATTCTTTGGACTTCCAGTACAGAACACTAGCTGCTGCAGCGCTCTGCCACTATACCTCAATTGAAGTCGTTAAGAAAGCTTCAG GCTTAGACTGGGACAGCATTTCAGAGTGTGCGGAATGGATGGTTCCCTTTGTGAGCGTGGCAAAAAAAGTCCCTGCGAAGCTGAAGAACTTCAAGAAGGTTGCAGCAGAAGATCGACATAATATCCAAACACACACCAATTACTTGGACATGCTG GAAGAAGTTAACAGTGGAGTAGCATCTACTGCCCCTGGTCAGTTATCACCTGTGTCAACAGGAGGAATAATAACCCCTCCcaaaagcacagagaagaaatga
- the CCNE2 gene encoding G1/S-specific cyclin-E2 isoform X2: MSRRSSRLQAKQQQPLSCQEESPQELQGPEHLQTRKRRTAEEIKKREDGKIAKKHQYEIKSCWPPTITGGISPCLIIETPHKESVTTDFSRFKKYRFRNLFINPSPLPELNWGNSKDVWLNILKKENRYAHCKHFTSLHSSLQPHMRSILLDWLLEVCEVYALHRETFYLAQDFFDRFMLTQKNINKSMLQLIGITSLFIASKLEEIYAPKIQEFAYVTDGACSEDDIVRMELIMLKALKWELCPVTIVSWLNLYLQVDALKDVPKVLLPQYSQEKFIQIAQLLDLCILDVNSLDFQYRTLAAAALCHYTSIEVVKKASGLDWDSISECAEWMVPFVSVAKKVPAKLKNFKKVAAEDRHNIQTHTNYLDMLEEVNSGVASTAPGQLSPVSTGGIITPPKSTEKK, from the exons GAGATTAAGAAAAGAGAAGATGGGAAAATTGCTAAAAAGCATCAATATGAGATTAAG AGTTGTTGGCCGCCCACGATAACAGGAGGCATCTCGCCTTGCCTAATTATTGAAACGCCTCACAAAGAATCAGTAACGACTGACTTCTCAAGATTCAAAAAATACAGGTTCAGAAACCTCTTCATAAATCCATCGCCCTTGCCAGAACTCAA CTGGGGAAATTCCAAAGATGTCTGGCTCAACATCCTGAAGAAGGAGAACAGATACGCTCATTGCAAGCATTTCACGTCGCTACATTCTAGTTTGCAACCTCACATGAGATCAATACTGTTAGACTGGCTCTTAGAG GTATGTGAGGTGTATGCACTCCACAGGGAAACCTTCTACCTAGCTCAAGACTTTTTTGATAGATTCATGTTGACACAAAAGAACATTAACAAGAGCATGCTCCAGCTCATAGGAATTACCTCATTATTCATTGCCTCCAAACTTGAG GAAATCTACGCTCCTAAAATACAGGAATTTGCTTATGTCACTGATGGTGCTTGCAGTGAAGATGATATTGTAAGAATGGAACTTATTATGTTAAAG GCTTTAAAATGGGAACTCTGTCCGGTGACAATCGTCTCTTGGCTGAACCTCTATCTTCAGGTGGATGCTCTGAAGGATGTTCCGAAAGTGCTGCTACCTCAGTATTCTCAGGAAAAATTCATTCAGATAGCACAG CTCTTAGACCTGTGTATTCTGGATGTGAATTCTTTGGACTTCCAGTACAGAACACTAGCTGCTGCAGCGCTCTGCCACTATACCTCAATTGAAGTCGTTAAGAAAGCTTCAG GCTTAGACTGGGACAGCATTTCAGAGTGTGCGGAATGGATGGTTCCCTTTGTGAGCGTGGCAAAAAAAGTCCCTGCGAAGCTGAAGAACTTCAAGAAGGTTGCAGCAGAAGATCGACATAATATCCAAACACACACCAATTACTTGGACATGCTG GAAGAAGTTAACAGTGGAGTAGCATCTACTGCCCCTGGTCAGTTATCACCTGTGTCAACAGGAGGAATAATAACCCCTCCcaaaagcacagagaagaaatga